The Cuculus canorus isolate bCucCan1 chromosome 5, bCucCan1.pri, whole genome shotgun sequence genome window below encodes:
- the PPM1A gene encoding protein phosphatase 1A isoform X1, with protein sequence MGAFLDKPKTEKHNAQGQGNGLRYGLSSMQGWRVEMEDAHTAVIGLPNGLDGWSFFAVYDGHAGSQVAKYCCEHLLDHITSNQDFKGPGGPPSVESVKSGIRTGFLQIDEHMRVIAENKHGADRSGSTAVGVMISPQHTYFINCGDSRGLLCRNRKVYFFTQDHKPTNPLEKERIQNAGGSVMVQRVNGSLAVSRALGDFDYKRVHGKGPTEQLVSPEPEVHEIERSEEDDQFIILACDGIWDVMGNEELCDFVRSRLEVTDDLEKVCNEIVDTCLHKGSRDNMSVILICFPNAPKVSPEVVKREAELDEYLESRVEEIVKKQVEGVPDLVHVMHMLATESIPNLPPGGELASKRNVIEAVYNRLNPYRNDDTLWSSRFILQLEAQPSLNDHS encoded by the exons ATGGGAGCATTTTTAGACAAGCCAAAGACGGAGAAGCATAATGCCCAGGGGCAAGGGAATGGGCTTCGTTACGGTCTGAGCAGTATGCAAGGCTGGCGAGTTGAAATGGAGGACGCACACACGGCTGTGATTGGTTTGCCAAATGGACTCGATGGATGGTCGTTTTTTGCTGTATATGATGGGCACGCTGGATCACAGGTTGCCAAGTACTGCTGTGAGCATTTATTGGATCACATCACGAGCAACCAGGATTTTAAAGGGCCAGGTGGACCACCATCTGTGGAAAGTGTAAAGAGTGGCATCAGAACAGGTTTTCTGCAAATTGATGAGCACATGAGAGTCATCGCCGAGAACAAACATGGTGCAGACAGAAGTGGGTCAACAGCTGTGGGTGTCATGATTTCTCCCCAACACACATACTTCATCAACTGTGGAGACTCGAGAGGTTTACTTTGTAGGAACAGGAAGGTTTACTTCTTCACGCAGGATCACAAACCAACTAATCCACTGGAGAAAGAGCGTATACAGAACGCAGGTGGCTCTGTAATGGTTCAGCGTGTGAATGGTTCTCTTGCCGTTTCAAGGGCACTTGGGGACTTTGATTACAAACGTGTCCATGGGAAAGGTCCTACAGAACAGCTAGTCTCACCGGAGCCTGAAGTTCATGAAATTGAGAGGTCAGAAGAAGACGATCAATTCATCATACTGGCTTGCGACGGTATCTGGGATGTTATGGGAAATGAAGAGCTATGTGACTTTGTAAGATCCAGGCTTGAAGTCACTGATGACCTTGAGAAAGTTTGCAATGAGATAGTTGACACCTGCTTGCACAAG GGAAGTCGAGACAACATGAGTGTGATACTGATCTGTTTTCCGAACGCACCAAAGGTATCACCAGAGGTGGTgaaaagagaggcagaattGGATGAGTACCTGGAAAGCAGAGTAGAAG AGATCGTAAAGAAGCAGGTTGAAGGAGTCCCAGACTTAGTCCACGTGATGCATATGTTAGCAACTGAGAGCATCCCAAACCTCCCGCCGGGGGGGGAATTGGCAAGCAA ACGGAATGTGATTGAAGCTGTTTATAACAGACTGAACCCCTACAGAAATGATGATACT CTGTGGAGTTCACGTTTCATCCTTCAATTGGAAGCACAGCCCAGCCTCAATGACCATTCTTAA
- the PPM1A gene encoding protein phosphatase 1A isoform X3, which produces MGAFLDKPKTEKHNAQGQGNGLRYGLSSMQGWRVEMEDAHTAVIGLPNGLDGWSFFAVYDGHAGSQVAKYCCEHLLDHITSNQDFKGPGGPPSVESVKSGIRTGFLQIDEHMRVIAENKHGADRSGSTAVGVMISPQHTYFINCGDSRGLLCRNRKVYFFTQDHKPTNPLEKERIQNAGGSVMVQRVNGSLAVSRALGDFDYKRVHGKGPTEQLVSPEPEVHEIERSEEDDQFIILACDGIWDVMGNEELCDFVRSRLEVTDDLEKVCNEIVDTCLHKGSRDNMSVILICFPNAPKVSPEVVKREAELDEYLESRVEEIVKKQVEGVPDLVHVMHMLATESIPNLPPGGELASKRNVIEAVYNRLNPYRNDDTDSSSIDDVNLFF; this is translated from the exons ATGGGAGCATTTTTAGACAAGCCAAAGACGGAGAAGCATAATGCCCAGGGGCAAGGGAATGGGCTTCGTTACGGTCTGAGCAGTATGCAAGGCTGGCGAGTTGAAATGGAGGACGCACACACGGCTGTGATTGGTTTGCCAAATGGACTCGATGGATGGTCGTTTTTTGCTGTATATGATGGGCACGCTGGATCACAGGTTGCCAAGTACTGCTGTGAGCATTTATTGGATCACATCACGAGCAACCAGGATTTTAAAGGGCCAGGTGGACCACCATCTGTGGAAAGTGTAAAGAGTGGCATCAGAACAGGTTTTCTGCAAATTGATGAGCACATGAGAGTCATCGCCGAGAACAAACATGGTGCAGACAGAAGTGGGTCAACAGCTGTGGGTGTCATGATTTCTCCCCAACACACATACTTCATCAACTGTGGAGACTCGAGAGGTTTACTTTGTAGGAACAGGAAGGTTTACTTCTTCACGCAGGATCACAAACCAACTAATCCACTGGAGAAAGAGCGTATACAGAACGCAGGTGGCTCTGTAATGGTTCAGCGTGTGAATGGTTCTCTTGCCGTTTCAAGGGCACTTGGGGACTTTGATTACAAACGTGTCCATGGGAAAGGTCCTACAGAACAGCTAGTCTCACCGGAGCCTGAAGTTCATGAAATTGAGAGGTCAGAAGAAGACGATCAATTCATCATACTGGCTTGCGACGGTATCTGGGATGTTATGGGAAATGAAGAGCTATGTGACTTTGTAAGATCCAGGCTTGAAGTCACTGATGACCTTGAGAAAGTTTGCAATGAGATAGTTGACACCTGCTTGCACAAG GGAAGTCGAGACAACATGAGTGTGATACTGATCTGTTTTCCGAACGCACCAAAGGTATCACCAGAGGTGGTgaaaagagaggcagaattGGATGAGTACCTGGAAAGCAGAGTAGAAG AGATCGTAAAGAAGCAGGTTGAAGGAGTCCCAGACTTAGTCCACGTGATGCATATGTTAGCAACTGAGAGCATCCCAAACCTCCCGCCGGGGGGGGAATTGGCAAGCAA ACGGAATGTGATTGAAGCTGTTTATAACAGACTGAACCCCTACAGAAATGATGATACT gattctTCTTCAATTGATGATGTAAACCTATTCTTCTAG
- the PPM1A gene encoding protein phosphatase 1A isoform X2: protein MGAFLDKPKTEKHNAQGQGNGLRYGLSSMQGWRVEMEDAHTAVIGLPNGLDGWSFFAVYDGHAGSQVAKYCCEHLLDHITSNQDFKGPGGPPSVESVKSGIRTGFLQIDEHMRVIAENKHGADRSGSTAVGVMISPQHTYFINCGDSRGLLCRNRKVYFFTQDHKPTNPLEKERIQNAGGSVMVQRVNGSLAVSRALGDFDYKRVHGKGPTEQLVSPEPEVHEIERSEEDDQFIILACDGIWDVMGNEELCDFVRSRLEVTDDLEKVCNEIVDTCLHKGSRDNMSVILICFPNAPKVSPEVVKREAELDEYLESRVEEIVKKQVEGVPDLVHVMHMLATESIPNLPPGGELASKRNVIEAVYNRLNPYRNDDTILLNALSEEGRKTDT from the exons ATGGGAGCATTTTTAGACAAGCCAAAGACGGAGAAGCATAATGCCCAGGGGCAAGGGAATGGGCTTCGTTACGGTCTGAGCAGTATGCAAGGCTGGCGAGTTGAAATGGAGGACGCACACACGGCTGTGATTGGTTTGCCAAATGGACTCGATGGATGGTCGTTTTTTGCTGTATATGATGGGCACGCTGGATCACAGGTTGCCAAGTACTGCTGTGAGCATTTATTGGATCACATCACGAGCAACCAGGATTTTAAAGGGCCAGGTGGACCACCATCTGTGGAAAGTGTAAAGAGTGGCATCAGAACAGGTTTTCTGCAAATTGATGAGCACATGAGAGTCATCGCCGAGAACAAACATGGTGCAGACAGAAGTGGGTCAACAGCTGTGGGTGTCATGATTTCTCCCCAACACACATACTTCATCAACTGTGGAGACTCGAGAGGTTTACTTTGTAGGAACAGGAAGGTTTACTTCTTCACGCAGGATCACAAACCAACTAATCCACTGGAGAAAGAGCGTATACAGAACGCAGGTGGCTCTGTAATGGTTCAGCGTGTGAATGGTTCTCTTGCCGTTTCAAGGGCACTTGGGGACTTTGATTACAAACGTGTCCATGGGAAAGGTCCTACAGAACAGCTAGTCTCACCGGAGCCTGAAGTTCATGAAATTGAGAGGTCAGAAGAAGACGATCAATTCATCATACTGGCTTGCGACGGTATCTGGGATGTTATGGGAAATGAAGAGCTATGTGACTTTGTAAGATCCAGGCTTGAAGTCACTGATGACCTTGAGAAAGTTTGCAATGAGATAGTTGACACCTGCTTGCACAAG GGAAGTCGAGACAACATGAGTGTGATACTGATCTGTTTTCCGAACGCACCAAAGGTATCACCAGAGGTGGTgaaaagagaggcagaattGGATGAGTACCTGGAAAGCAGAGTAGAAG AGATCGTAAAGAAGCAGGTTGAAGGAGTCCCAGACTTAGTCCACGTGATGCATATGTTAGCAACTGAGAGCATCCCAAACCTCCCGCCGGGGGGGGAATTGGCAAGCAA ACGGAATGTGATTGAAGCTGTTTATAACAGACTGAACCCCTACAGAAATGATGATACT ATACTTCTAAATGCTCTTTctgaagagggaaggaaaacagacacCTAA
- the PPM1A gene encoding protein phosphatase 1A isoform X4 produces the protein MGAFLDKPKTEKHNAQGQGNGLRYGLSSMQGWRVEMEDAHTAVIGLPNGLDGWSFFAVYDGHAGSQVAKYCCEHLLDHITSNQDFKGPGGPPSVESVKSGIRTGFLQIDEHMRVIAENKHGADRSGSTAVGVMISPQHTYFINCGDSRGLLCRNRKVYFFTQDHKPTNPLEKERIQNAGGSVMVQRVNGSLAVSRALGDFDYKRVHGKGPTEQLVSPEPEVHEIERSEEDDQFIILACDGIWDVMGNEELCDFVRSRLEVTDDLEKVCNEIVDTCLHKGSRDNMSVILICFPNAPKVSPEVVKREAELDEYLESRVEDGM, from the exons ATGGGAGCATTTTTAGACAAGCCAAAGACGGAGAAGCATAATGCCCAGGGGCAAGGGAATGGGCTTCGTTACGGTCTGAGCAGTATGCAAGGCTGGCGAGTTGAAATGGAGGACGCACACACGGCTGTGATTGGTTTGCCAAATGGACTCGATGGATGGTCGTTTTTTGCTGTATATGATGGGCACGCTGGATCACAGGTTGCCAAGTACTGCTGTGAGCATTTATTGGATCACATCACGAGCAACCAGGATTTTAAAGGGCCAGGTGGACCACCATCTGTGGAAAGTGTAAAGAGTGGCATCAGAACAGGTTTTCTGCAAATTGATGAGCACATGAGAGTCATCGCCGAGAACAAACATGGTGCAGACAGAAGTGGGTCAACAGCTGTGGGTGTCATGATTTCTCCCCAACACACATACTTCATCAACTGTGGAGACTCGAGAGGTTTACTTTGTAGGAACAGGAAGGTTTACTTCTTCACGCAGGATCACAAACCAACTAATCCACTGGAGAAAGAGCGTATACAGAACGCAGGTGGCTCTGTAATGGTTCAGCGTGTGAATGGTTCTCTTGCCGTTTCAAGGGCACTTGGGGACTTTGATTACAAACGTGTCCATGGGAAAGGTCCTACAGAACAGCTAGTCTCACCGGAGCCTGAAGTTCATGAAATTGAGAGGTCAGAAGAAGACGATCAATTCATCATACTGGCTTGCGACGGTATCTGGGATGTTATGGGAAATGAAGAGCTATGTGACTTTGTAAGATCCAGGCTTGAAGTCACTGATGACCTTGAGAAAGTTTGCAATGAGATAGTTGACACCTGCTTGCACAAG GGAAGTCGAGACAACATGAGTGTGATACTGATCTGTTTTCCGAACGCACCAAAGGTATCACCAGAGGTGGTgaaaagagaggcagaattGGATGAGTACCTGGAAAGCAGAGTAGAAG ACGGAATGTGA